One genomic region from uncultured Cohaesibacter sp. encodes:
- the uvrC gene encoding excinuclease ABC subunit UvrC has translation MPPSPDAEDKSEEQQARPKNGFEVIGDFVRRLPNCPGVYRMLNANGDVLYVGKAKNLKKRVTNYSRHGNQTNRILRMIQLTASMEFVTTATETEALLLEANLIKRLRPRFNVLLRDDKSFPYILIGEDHEAPQIAKHRGARKRKAKYYGPFASAGAVNDTINALQKAFLLRTCTDSVYESRTRPCLLHQIKRCAAPCTGEISIEDYAALVKEAHLFLTGKSQTVRKEMSDRMQQAAEALDFERAAIYRDRLAALSHIQSHQGINPQNTEEADIFACYQDGGQTCIQVFFFRTGQNWGNRAYFPKADKTQDEAEVLGAFVAQFYDNKPCPRLVLLSHNIEEQDLIAEALTSKSEQKISVMMPQRGEKKELVDHALSNAREALGRRLAETSSQTRLLDGVAEVFGLANRPNRIEVYDNSHIQGTNAVGGMIVAGPEGFMKNQYRKFNIKSQDITPGDDFGMMREVLQRRFSRLLKENGKRPSASEAAEALDEEKNGHVPDPAWPDLLLIDGGLGQLNAVREILADLGVHDLPLVGVAKGPDRDAGREHFFVPGKESFMLPLRDPVLYFIQRLRDEAHRFAIGTHRARRSKAISQTGLEDIPGIGPARKRALLHHFGTAKAVRSAALSDLLAVDGISEQMARNIHAYFHEDAT, from the coding sequence ATGCCCCCATCCCCTGATGCAGAGGATAAGAGCGAGGAGCAACAGGCTCGCCCGAAGAACGGCTTTGAGGTGATCGGCGATTTTGTGCGCCGCTTGCCAAACTGCCCCGGCGTCTATCGTATGCTCAACGCCAATGGCGATGTGCTCTATGTCGGCAAGGCGAAGAATCTCAAAAAGCGCGTCACCAACTATTCCCGCCACGGCAACCAGACCAACCGCATCTTGCGGATGATCCAGCTGACAGCCAGCATGGAATTTGTCACCACGGCAACAGAAACCGAAGCCCTGTTGCTGGAAGCAAACCTTATCAAGCGCCTCCGTCCGCGTTTCAACGTGTTGCTGCGCGATGACAAGAGCTTCCCCTATATCCTGATCGGCGAAGATCACGAAGCCCCACAAATCGCCAAGCATCGCGGTGCTCGCAAGCGCAAGGCAAAATATTACGGCCCCTTTGCTTCGGCTGGCGCGGTGAATGACACCATCAACGCCCTGCAAAAAGCCTTCCTTTTGCGCACCTGCACGGATTCGGTTTATGAAAGCCGCACCCGCCCCTGCCTGCTACATCAAATCAAGCGGTGCGCAGCACCCTGTACCGGCGAAATCTCGATTGAAGACTATGCTGCCCTCGTCAAGGAGGCCCATCTGTTCCTGACGGGCAAGAGCCAGACCGTGCGCAAGGAAATGTCCGACCGCATGCAGCAAGCCGCCGAGGCTCTAGATTTCGAGCGTGCGGCGATCTATCGCGATCGTCTGGCGGCCCTTAGCCACATCCAGTCCCATCAGGGCATCAATCCGCAAAATACTGAAGAAGCCGACATCTTTGCCTGCTATCAGGATGGCGGCCAGACCTGCATTCAGGTCTTCTTCTTCCGCACCGGTCAGAACTGGGGCAACCGCGCCTACTTCCCCAAAGCGGACAAAACGCAGGACGAAGCCGAAGTGCTGGGCGCTTTCGTTGCCCAGTTCTATGACAACAAGCCCTGCCCGCGCCTCGTGCTCCTCTCTCATAACATCGAGGAGCAAGACTTGATCGCCGAAGCTCTGACCAGCAAATCAGAACAGAAAATTTCCGTTATGATGCCCCAGCGTGGTGAGAAGAAAGAACTCGTCGACCACGCCCTTTCCAACGCAAGGGAAGCGCTGGGACGACGCCTTGCGGAGACCTCAAGTCAAACCCGTTTGCTGGATGGTGTTGCAGAAGTCTTTGGGCTGGCAAACCGGCCCAACCGCATCGAGGTTTACGATAACAGCCACATTCAGGGCACCAATGCCGTGGGCGGCATGATCGTGGCGGGGCCGGAAGGCTTCATGAAGAACCAATATCGCAAATTCAACATCAAATCGCAGGACATCACCCCGGGCGATGACTTCGGCATGATGCGCGAAGTGCTCCAACGCCGTTTTTCACGCCTGCTCAAGGAAAATGGCAAGCGCCCCTCAGCCAGCGAGGCTGCCGAAGCGCTGGATGAGGAAAAGAACGGTCATGTGCCTGACCCGGCTTGGCCGGACCTTCTTCTCATCGATGGCGGTCTGGGGCAGCTCAACGCCGTGCGCGAGATCCTCGCTGACCTCGGCGTCCACGACCTGCCCCTTGTCGGCGTCGCCAAGGGCCCTGATCGCGATGCGGGTCGCGAGCATTTCTTTGTTCCCGGCAAAGAGAGTTTCATGCTGCCTTTGCGCGATCCGGTGCTCTATTTCATCCAGCGCCTGCGCGATGAAGCCCACCGCTTCGCCATCGGCACCCACAGGGCGCGTCGCTCCAAGGCCATATCGCAAACCGGCCTTGAGGATATCCCGGGTATCGGCCCTGCCCGCAAACGCGCCTTGCTGCATCATTTCGGCACAGCCAAGGCCGTACGCAGCGCAGCCCTCTCAGACCTTCTCGCCGTAGATGGCATATCTGAACAGATGGCAAGAAATATTCACGCCTATTTTCATGAAGATGCCACCTGA
- the pgsA gene encoding CDP-diacylglycerol--glycerol-3-phosphate 3-phosphatidyltransferase produces MTGSKTFNIPNILTIARILAVPAIVFCMLWPTHDWARWTALGLFSAAAITDFLDGYLARRWNLQSALGRMLDPIADKLLVSVSILMLTNDHTLAGWQIWAGVIILCREILVSGLREFLAGLQVSVPVTKLAKWKTTAQLVAIGFLLAGPAGDKVLFFVSDLGLVLLWISALLTLYTGYDYFRAGLQYLLED; encoded by the coding sequence ATGACCGGCTCAAAAACCTTCAACATACCAAACATTCTGACCATCGCCCGCATACTCGCGGTTCCGGCGATCGTCTTTTGCATGCTTTGGCCAACCCATGATTGGGCCCGCTGGACCGCCTTGGGCCTGTTCAGCGCCGCCGCAATAACTGATTTTCTCGATGGCTATTTGGCCAGACGTTGGAATCTCCAATCCGCCCTTGGCCGTATGCTGGATCCGATTGCCGACAAGCTGCTGGTTTCCGTCAGCATCCTCATGCTGACCAATGATCACACCCTTGCCGGATGGCAAATCTGGGCAGGCGTCATCATTCTATGCCGCGAAATTCTCGTCTCGGGCCTGCGCGAATTTCTCGCAGGGCTGCAAGTCAGTGTTCCTGTCACCAAGTTGGCCAAGTGGAAAACGACAGCCCAACTCGTCGCCATCGGCTTTTTGCTCGCTGGTCCGGCAGGGGATAAAGTATTGTTTTTCGTATCGGATCTGGGATTGGTGCTGCTTTGGATCTCTGCGCTGCTAACCCTTTACACTGGCTACGACTATTTCCGCGCAGGACTGCAATATCTGCTTGAAGACTGA